Proteins from a genomic interval of Kitasatospora herbaricolor:
- a CDS encoding cation:proton antiporter, with translation MHSASVFIELGAIILVLGLLGRIAGRYGLSPIPLYLLGGLAFGHGGLLPLAASEEFVATGAEIGVVLLLLMLGLEYTAADLVTNLKAQYPAGAVDFALNALPGAGMALLLGWGPVAAVVLAGVTWISSSGVIAKVLGDLGRLGNRETPVILSILVLEDLSMALYLPILTALLAGAGLLAGSITLAVALVTAGAVLFVALRYGRLISRFVSHDDPEKLLLVVLGLTLLVAGIAQQLQVSAAVGAFLVGIALSGEAAEGAHSLLSPLRDLFAAVFFVFFGLNTTPSSIPPVLLPALALAVVTVFTKIGTGYWAARRAGIGSGGRWRAGGALVARGEFSIVIAGLAVTAGIEPDLGPLATAYVLLLVIIGPLTARWTQPAAEWFARRRAGTGPAPGGPAAAPLTGSAPGAQSADGLELPAPSSASAAN, from the coding sequence ATGCACAGCGCTTCCGTCTTCATCGAACTGGGCGCGATCATCCTGGTCCTCGGACTGCTCGGCCGGATAGCCGGCCGGTACGGGCTCTCGCCGATCCCGCTGTACCTGCTGGGCGGCCTGGCCTTCGGCCACGGCGGGCTGCTGCCGCTCGCCGCGAGCGAGGAGTTCGTGGCGACCGGCGCCGAGATCGGCGTGGTCCTGCTGCTGCTGATGCTGGGCCTGGAGTACACCGCGGCCGACCTGGTCACCAACCTCAAGGCCCAGTACCCGGCCGGCGCCGTCGACTTCGCGCTCAACGCGCTGCCCGGCGCGGGGATGGCCCTGCTGCTCGGCTGGGGCCCGGTGGCCGCCGTGGTGCTCGCCGGGGTGACCTGGATCTCCTCCTCCGGCGTGATCGCCAAGGTCCTCGGCGACCTGGGCCGGCTGGGCAACCGCGAGACCCCGGTGATCCTCAGCATCCTGGTGCTGGAGGACCTGTCGATGGCCCTCTACCTGCCGATCCTCACCGCGCTGCTGGCCGGCGCGGGCCTGCTCGCCGGCAGCATCACGCTGGCCGTCGCGCTGGTCACGGCCGGCGCGGTGCTCTTCGTGGCCCTCCGCTACGGGCGGCTGATCTCCCGCTTCGTCTCGCACGACGACCCGGAGAAGCTGCTGCTGGTCGTGCTCGGCCTCACCCTGCTGGTGGCCGGCATCGCCCAGCAGTTGCAGGTGTCGGCGGCGGTCGGCGCGTTCCTGGTGGGCATCGCCCTCTCCGGCGAGGCCGCCGAGGGCGCGCACTCGCTGCTGAGCCCGCTGCGGGACCTCTTCGCGGCCGTGTTCTTCGTCTTCTTCGGGCTCAACACCACACCGTCGAGCATCCCGCCGGTGCTGCTGCCGGCCCTGGCGCTGGCCGTGGTCACCGTGTTCACCAAGATCGGCACCGGGTACTGGGCGGCCCGCCGGGCCGGCATCGGCAGCGGGGGCCGCTGGCGGGCCGGCGGCGCGCTGGTCGCCCGCGGCGAGTTCTCGATCGTCATCGCCGGACTGGCCGTCACCGCGGGCATCGAGCCGGACCTCGGCCCGCTGGCCACCGCGTACGTCCTGCTGCTCGTCATCATCGGCCCGCTGACCGCCCGGTGGACCCAGCCGGCCGCCGAGTGGTTCGCCCGGCGCCGGGCGGGCACCGGGCCCGCTCCCGGCGGCCCGGCCGCCGCGCCGCTCACCGGCTCCGCGCCCGGCGCGCAGAGCGCGGACGGACTGGAGCTGCCGGCACCGTCGAGCGCCTCCGCTGCCAACTGA
- a CDS encoding cation:proton antiporter regulatory subunit, producing the protein MPIPRVRTTSLPGVGVQYDFTTREQRHLSVIAHRDGSRSLNLYRADDPDACAHSLHLSEGESAALVDALRPAQHSTALLHTTDLGLIAERIPLSGVSYWNGRLLGETRMRTATGASIVAVLRRTGAVPSPTPDFRLAGGDTLIVIGTREGVDAAAAILGRE; encoded by the coding sequence GTGCCGATCCCCCGCGTCCGGACGACCAGCCTGCCCGGCGTCGGCGTCCAGTACGACTTCACCACCCGAGAACAGCGGCACCTCTCGGTCATCGCCCACCGGGACGGCTCACGCAGCCTCAACCTCTACCGGGCCGACGACCCCGACGCCTGCGCGCACAGCCTGCACCTGAGCGAGGGCGAGTCCGCCGCACTGGTCGACGCGCTGCGCCCGGCCCAGCACAGCACGGCCCTGCTGCACACCACCGACCTCGGGCTGATCGCCGAACGGATCCCGCTCAGCGGCGTCTCGTACTGGAACGGCCGGCTGCTCGGCGAGACCCGGATGCGCACCGCGACCGGGGCCTCGATCGTCGCCGTGCTGCGCCGCACCGGAGCCGTCCCGTCCCCCACGCCGGACTTCCGGCTGGCCGGGGGCGACACCCTGATCGTCATCGGTACCCGCGAAGGCGTCGACGCCGCGGCAGCCATTCTGGGAAGGGAGTGA
- a CDS encoding nitronate monooxygenase, producing the protein MRSSGRMPERLDRLAVPVVVAPMAGGASTPALVAAVNAAGGLGFLAAGYLTAAAVVEQISRTSELTDRPFGVNLFVPAAPGDLAAVDAYRERLRPEADRYDVRLPATVPDDRDDWDAKIAALLADPVPVVSYTFGLPSTEEARALRAAGTLQIGTVTTAAEAAAAATAGMDALCVQGPAAGGHRGTFAVADEPGRVPLGRLLGEVGAVTGLPLIAAGGLGDGPAVAAALRAGAVAVQLGTAYLRADESGASAAHRAALVDGRFAGTVVTRAFTGRPARGLRNAFVDRYERHAPAAYPAVHHLTRPLRAAAAARGDAEGMHLWAGTAHRLARTGPAAEITRELWREAQSALGGPTDEAATRAGSAAEGPGGAGSGPEGPVAER; encoded by the coding sequence ATGCGCAGCAGCGGGCGGATGCCGGAGCGACTCGACCGACTGGCCGTCCCCGTCGTCGTCGCGCCGATGGCCGGCGGGGCCTCGACCCCGGCCCTGGTCGCCGCGGTCAACGCGGCCGGCGGCCTCGGGTTCCTGGCCGCCGGGTACCTCACCGCCGCCGCGGTCGTCGAACAGATCTCCCGGACCAGTGAACTGACGGACCGTCCGTTCGGCGTCAACCTCTTCGTGCCCGCCGCGCCCGGCGACCTCGCCGCCGTCGACGCGTACCGGGAGCGGCTGCGGCCGGAGGCCGATCGGTACGACGTCCGGCTGCCCGCCACCGTTCCCGACGACCGCGACGACTGGGACGCCAAGATCGCGGCCCTGCTCGCCGATCCCGTCCCCGTGGTCTCGTACACCTTCGGCCTGCCCTCCACCGAGGAGGCCCGCGCGCTGCGCGCCGCCGGCACGCTGCAGATCGGCACGGTGACGACCGCCGCCGAGGCCGCGGCGGCCGCGACGGCGGGGATGGACGCGCTCTGCGTCCAGGGCCCGGCGGCGGGCGGGCACCGGGGCACCTTCGCGGTCGCCGACGAGCCCGGCCGTGTTCCGCTGGGCCGACTGCTGGGCGAGGTCGGCGCGGTGACGGGTCTGCCGCTGATCGCCGCCGGCGGGCTCGGGGACGGCCCCGCCGTGGCCGCCGCCCTGCGGGCCGGCGCGGTGGCCGTCCAGCTCGGCACCGCCTACCTGCGCGCCGACGAGTCGGGGGCGTCCGCCGCCCACCGCGCGGCCCTGGTGGACGGCCGCTTCGCCGGGACGGTGGTCACCCGGGCCTTCACCGGCCGCCCGGCGCGCGGCCTGCGGAACGCGTTCGTCGACCGGTACGAACGCCACGCCCCGGCGGCCTACCCCGCCGTCCACCACCTGACCCGGCCGCTGCGGGCCGCGGCCGCCGCGCGGGGCGACGCGGAGGGGATGCACCTGTGGGCGGGCACCGCGCACCGCCTCGCCCGGACCGGCCCGGCGGCGGAGATCACCCGGGAACTGTGGCGGGAGGCTCAGTCGGCCCTGGGCGGGCCGACCGACGAGGCCGCCACCCGCGCGGGCTCCGCCGCCGAAGGGCCCGGTGGCGCGGGCTCCGGTCCCGAAGGGCCCGTCGCGGAGCGGTAG
- a CDS encoding MerR family transcriptional regulator has translation MTHTAAPRPAPARATVPAPGAHPDGEGWLTPAQAVERSGFSLDTLRYYERIGLLGTVGRSHTGHRRFSPHDLEWLGVLRCLRDTGMPIAEMRRFAELVRAGEGTFAERLAVLEAHDVQVEEQIAHLRRQQELIHRKITFYRSATGPSGPEPAPPGPSAAEPARVAASSVGPPRAD, from the coding sequence ATGACCCACACCGCCGCGCCCCGGCCGGCTCCCGCCCGTGCCACCGTCCCGGCCCCCGGCGCCCACCCCGACGGGGAGGGGTGGCTGACACCGGCTCAGGCCGTCGAACGGTCGGGCTTCAGCCTGGACACCCTGCGCTACTACGAGCGGATCGGCCTGCTCGGCACGGTCGGGCGCTCGCACACCGGGCACCGCCGGTTCAGCCCGCACGACCTGGAGTGGCTCGGTGTCCTGCGCTGCCTGCGCGACACCGGCATGCCGATCGCCGAGATGCGCCGATTCGCCGAGCTCGTGCGCGCGGGCGAGGGCACCTTCGCCGAGCGGCTCGCGGTGCTGGAGGCGCACGACGTCCAGGTGGAGGAGCAGATCGCGCACCTTCGGCGCCAGCAGGAGCTGATCCACCGGAAGATCACGTTCTACCGCTCCGCGACGGGCCCTTCGGGACCGGAGCCCGCGCCACCGGGCCCTTCGGCGGCGGAGCCCGCGCGGGTGGCGGCCTCGTCGGTCGGCCCGCCCAGGGCCGACTGA
- a CDS encoding aldo/keto reductase, whose product MRFRTLGRRADGTPGPEVSALCLGVLPFGTRVDRAGSFAVLDRFVERGGTFVDTANCYSFWIDGATGDESELMLGDWLADRDARAEVVLATKVGARPAGPGEWPANAEGLSAGAIRAGLAGSLRRLRTDRVDLLYGHVEDRSVPLEETVDAFGALVRDGATDLLGISNQLTWRLERSRATARARGVAGYSCLQQRYSYLRPAPGANFGTQEHVTPELLDYVRTEPGLTLLAYSPLIHGAYTDPAKTLPPQYDHPGARAQLDALREVAAETGATAGQVVLAWLLCGDVPVIPVVGATTVAQLDESLDAVDLDLTPAQRRRLDEA is encoded by the coding sequence ATGCGATTTCGTACCCTCGGCCGGCGCGCGGACGGCACCCCCGGCCCCGAGGTCAGCGCGCTCTGCCTCGGCGTCCTGCCGTTCGGCACCCGGGTCGACCGGGCCGGGTCCTTCGCCGTGCTGGACCGGTTCGTCGAGCGCGGCGGCACCTTCGTCGACACCGCGAACTGCTACAGCTTCTGGATCGACGGCGCGACCGGCGACGAGAGCGAACTGATGCTGGGCGACTGGCTGGCCGACCGGGACGCGCGCGCCGAGGTGGTGCTCGCCACCAAGGTCGGCGCCCGTCCGGCCGGACCGGGGGAGTGGCCGGCCAACGCCGAAGGGCTCTCCGCCGGGGCGATCCGGGCCGGCCTCGCGGGCAGCCTCCGGCGGCTCCGGACCGACCGGGTCGACCTGCTGTACGGGCACGTCGAGGACCGCTCGGTGCCGCTGGAGGAGACCGTCGACGCCTTCGGGGCGCTGGTCCGGGACGGCGCCACCGACCTGCTCGGCATCAGCAACCAGCTGACCTGGCGACTGGAGCGCTCCCGCGCCACCGCCCGGGCCCGCGGGGTGGCCGGGTACAGCTGCCTCCAGCAGCGGTACAGCTACCTGCGGCCCGCGCCCGGGGCGAACTTCGGCACCCAGGAGCACGTCACCCCCGAACTGCTGGACTACGTCCGCACCGAGCCCGGCCTCACCCTGCTCGCGTACAGCCCGCTGATCCACGGCGCCTACACGGACCCGGCCAAGACCTTGCCCCCGCAGTACGACCACCCCGGCGCGCGGGCCCAGCTCGACGCGCTCCGCGAGGTCGCGGCCGAGACCGGTGCCACGGCCGGGCAGGTCGTGCTCGCCTGGCTGCTGTGCGGGGACGTTCCGGTGATCCCGGTGGTCGGTGCCACCACGGTGGCCCAGCTCGACGAGTCGCTGGACGCCGTCGACCTGGACCTCACCCCGGCCCAGCGCCGCCGGCTCGACGAGGCATGA
- a CDS encoding type II toxin-antitoxin system RelE/ParE family toxin, with protein MWEITLLAPVEEWYLQICEEDPKTASNILEALDLLAAVGPTLGRPAVDRIHRSRLHNLKELRPGSSGASEVRLLFVFDADREAIVLVAGDKSGRWSQWYEEAIPLAETRYADFVDEQRKESGR; from the coding sequence ATGTGGGAGATCACGCTTCTGGCACCGGTGGAGGAGTGGTATCTACAGATCTGTGAGGAGGACCCCAAAACAGCCAGCAACATCCTTGAAGCACTCGACCTGCTTGCGGCGGTCGGGCCGACCCTGGGAAGACCTGCGGTGGACAGGATCCACCGAAGTCGACTGCACAACCTGAAGGAGCTGAGGCCCGGCTCCTCCGGGGCCTCGGAGGTTCGTTTGCTGTTCGTCTTCGATGCTGACCGTGAGGCCATCGTCCTTGTCGCGGGTGACAAGTCCGGGCGTTGGTCCCAGTGGTACGAGGAGGCCATTCCGCTTGCGGAGACACGCTACGCGGATTTCGTCGATGAGCAGCGGAAGGAGAGCGGAAGATGA
- a CDS encoding helix-turn-helix domain-containing protein, with protein MKGRSWTEVRAEALRRFPELATPEAEADRARIRTETLARIRGHELAELRRSAGMTQREVAGLLGVSQARVSQIEHGQVDSLDNLRAYAAAIGGEVEVSVRRGDRTVKVA; from the coding sequence ATGAAGGGACGGAGCTGGACGGAGGTCCGGGCCGAGGCGTTGAGGCGGTTCCCCGAACTCGCCACCCCCGAGGCCGAGGCCGACCGGGCCCGGATCCGGACCGAGACGCTGGCCCGGATCCGGGGGCACGAGCTCGCCGAGCTCCGGCGCTCCGCCGGGATGACGCAGCGTGAGGTGGCCGGGCTGCTCGGGGTGAGCCAGGCGCGGGTGTCGCAGATCGAGCACGGGCAGGTGGACAGCCTGGACAATCTGCGGGCGTACGCGGCGGCGATCGGCGGCGAGGTGGAGGTGTCCGTGCGGCGCGGCGACCGGACGGTCAAGGTCGCCTGA
- a CDS encoding aminopeptidase P family protein, translating to MTDARPPRLNTGSHDLPVSPALDAFMATAWAATPLPADLRVPAHDHTPARRARLSEAFPGERIIVPAGELKVRSNDDDYRFRPHSGYAWLTGLTGEDQVGHVLVLEPAGPEGHEPVLYLRPRSPRSAGHGTGGSEFYRDRRYGEFWVGRRPDLAEAGRLTGLRTEHLDDLAKLLTGPGPATRVLAGVDPALDNATGRPGSGADRQADARLAATLSELRLVKDAWEVAQLQLAVDHTVAGFEDAVRALPAALRHPRGERWIEGTFDLRARAEGNGTGYDTIAASGAHACVLHWTRNDGRLDPTQLLLLDAGVETDTLYTADITRTLPLSGTFSPVQRQAYELVLAAQDAGIAALRPGAAFRDFHRAAMQVIAEGLADWGVLRIPAGQSLREDSGLHRRYTLCGSGHMLGLDVHDCAQARADAYLDGVLEEGQVLTVEPGLYLQPDDETLPLELRGLGIRIEDDLVVTADGARLMSGALPRSVAGIEEWMGTLLG from the coding sequence ATGACCGACGCCCGCCCGCCCCGGCTCAACACCGGCAGCCACGACCTGCCCGTCTCCCCCGCCCTGGACGCCTTCATGGCCACCGCCTGGGCCGCCACCCCGCTGCCGGCCGACCTGCGGGTGCCCGCCCACGACCACACCCCGGCCCGCCGAGCCCGGCTCTCCGAAGCCTTCCCCGGCGAGCGGATCATCGTCCCCGCGGGCGAGTTGAAGGTCCGCAGCAACGACGACGACTACCGCTTCCGCCCGCACAGCGGCTACGCCTGGCTGACCGGCCTCACCGGCGAGGACCAGGTCGGCCACGTCCTGGTCCTGGAGCCGGCCGGCCCCGAGGGGCACGAACCGGTGCTGTACCTGCGCCCCCGCTCCCCGCGCAGCGCGGGCCACGGCACCGGCGGCTCCGAGTTCTACCGCGACCGCCGCTACGGCGAGTTCTGGGTCGGCCGCCGCCCCGACCTCGCCGAGGCCGGCCGGCTCACCGGCTTGCGCACCGAGCACCTCGACGACCTGGCCAAGCTGCTGACCGGCCCGGGCCCCGCCACCCGGGTCCTGGCCGGCGTCGACCCCGCCCTGGACAACGCCACCGGACGCCCCGGCTCCGGCGCCGACCGACAGGCCGACGCCCGGCTCGCCGCCACCCTGTCCGAACTGCGCCTGGTCAAGGACGCCTGGGAGGTGGCGCAGCTCCAACTCGCCGTCGACCACACGGTCGCCGGCTTCGAGGACGCCGTCCGGGCACTGCCCGCCGCGCTGCGCCACCCGCGCGGCGAACGCTGGATCGAGGGCACCTTCGACCTGCGGGCCCGCGCCGAGGGCAACGGCACCGGCTACGACACCATCGCCGCCTCCGGCGCGCACGCCTGCGTCCTGCACTGGACGCGCAACGACGGCCGCCTCGACCCCACCCAACTCCTGCTGCTGGACGCCGGGGTGGAGACCGACACGCTCTACACCGCCGACATCACCCGGACCCTCCCGCTGAGCGGCACCTTCTCCCCCGTGCAGCGCCAGGCGTACGAGCTGGTACTCGCCGCCCAGGACGCGGGCATCGCCGCCCTGCGCCCCGGCGCCGCCTTCCGCGACTTCCACCGGGCCGCCATGCAGGTGATCGCCGAGGGGCTCGCCGACTGGGGCGTGCTCCGGATACCCGCCGGGCAGTCCCTGCGGGAGGACAGCGGCCTGCACCGCCGCTACACCCTCTGCGGCAGCGGCCACATGCTCGGCCTGGACGTGCACGACTGCGCGCAGGCCCGCGCCGACGCCTACCTCGACGGCGTCCTGGAGGAGGGCCAGGTCCTCACCGTCGAACCCGGCCTCTACCTCCAGCCGGACGACGAGACCCTGCCCCTGGAACTGCGCGGCCTCGGCATCCGGATCGAGGACGACCTGGTCGTCACCGCCGACGGGGCCCGGCTGATGTCCGGGGCCCTGCCGCGTTCGGTGGCCGGGATCGAGGAGTGGATGGGCACCCTGCTGGGCTGA
- a CDS encoding ABC transporter substrate-binding protein, with amino-acid sequence MNRRTHAALAAAIAATLTLALGACNTKATDSKDGTGAAGGSTKAPGAASGTIVGGTPVRGGTLTVLSNQDFAHLDPARNWTMPNMDFGIRLLYRTLVTFKAEPGAAGSELVPDLATDLGRPSDGGRTWTFTLKEGVKYEDGSPVRAADVKYNVERSFAPDLTGGPDYAAQYLDGTEGYKGPLTGQHLASVETPDERTIVFHLKRPVAEFSYTATLPTFSPVPQAQEKGAQYDLRPFSSGPYRIETYDRGKQLTLVRNTNWDQATDSVRKAYPDRIVFVQGLKGGQVDDRLIASEGADASAVEWPMMRPESAAKVLPKADVKSRLVAEMTGCTEMLYLNNAKAPFDDPKVREAMMYAVDKDAQVTSFGGPALTDIATSFLPPALTNGVRADPLRIAPVGDPAKAKELLAAAGKPDLKVSLTVSTGDKTRGEALQQSLAKAGIQVTINTADPSVYYDTIGDTRNAPDLSVTGWCPDYPSGATFLPFVFDGRTIKEKGNQGNYSQFRDQATMDRMDEIARMSDVKEANAAWLQLDQDLMKKSPAVPLLWQRRPLLVGTNVAGAFGHPVWTGMFDFATIGLKDPAKGQG; translated from the coding sequence ATGAACAGGCGCACCCATGCCGCCCTCGCGGCGGCGATCGCAGCGACCCTCACCCTCGCCCTCGGGGCCTGCAACACCAAGGCCACCGACAGCAAGGACGGCACCGGCGCCGCCGGCGGCAGCACCAAGGCCCCCGGCGCGGCGTCCGGCACGATCGTCGGCGGGACGCCCGTCCGGGGCGGCACCCTCACGGTGCTCTCCAACCAGGACTTCGCCCACCTCGACCCGGCCCGCAACTGGACCATGCCCAACATGGACTTCGGCATCCGGCTGCTCTACCGCACCCTGGTGACCTTCAAGGCCGAGCCCGGCGCGGCCGGCAGCGAACTCGTCCCGGACCTCGCCACCGACCTCGGCCGCCCCTCCGACGGCGGCCGGACCTGGACCTTCACCCTCAAGGAGGGCGTCAAGTACGAGGACGGCAGCCCGGTGAGGGCCGCCGACGTCAAGTACAACGTCGAGCGCTCCTTCGCCCCCGACCTCACCGGCGGCCCCGACTACGCCGCCCAGTACCTGGACGGGACCGAGGGGTACAAGGGCCCGCTGACCGGCCAGCACCTGGCCTCGGTCGAGACGCCGGACGAGCGGACCATCGTCTTCCACCTCAAGCGCCCGGTCGCCGAGTTCTCCTACACCGCCACCCTGCCGACCTTCTCGCCGGTGCCGCAGGCACAGGAGAAGGGCGCCCAGTACGACCTGCGGCCGTTCTCCTCCGGCCCGTACAGGATCGAGACGTACGACCGGGGCAAGCAGCTCACGCTGGTCCGCAACACCAACTGGGACCAGGCCACCGACAGCGTCCGCAAGGCCTACCCCGACCGGATCGTGTTCGTCCAGGGGCTGAAGGGCGGCCAGGTCGACGACCGGCTGATCGCCAGCGAGGGCGCCGACGCCTCCGCCGTCGAGTGGCCGATGATGCGGCCCGAGTCGGCGGCCAAGGTGCTGCCGAAGGCGGACGTGAAGTCCCGGCTGGTGGCCGAGATGACCGGCTGCACCGAGATGCTCTACCTGAACAACGCCAAGGCGCCGTTCGACGACCCGAAGGTCCGCGAGGCGATGATGTACGCCGTCGACAAGGACGCCCAGGTCACCTCGTTCGGCGGCCCGGCCCTGACCGACATCGCCACCTCTTTCCTGCCGCCCGCGCTGACCAACGGCGTCCGGGCCGACCCGCTGAGGATCGCTCCGGTCGGCGACCCCGCCAAGGCGAAGGAACTGCTGGCCGCGGCCGGCAAGCCCGACCTCAAGGTCAGCCTGACCGTCTCCACCGGGGACAAGACCCGCGGCGAGGCGCTCCAGCAGTCGCTGGCCAAGGCCGGCATCCAGGTCACCATCAACACCGCCGACCCCTCCGTCTACTACGACACCATCGGGGACACCAGGAACGCGCCGGACCTCTCGGTCACCGGCTGGTGCCCCGACTACCCCTCCGGCGCGACCTTCCTGCCCTTCGTCTTCGACGGCCGCACCATCAAGGAGAAGGGCAACCAGGGCAACTACAGCCAGTTCCGCGACCAGGCGACCATGGACCGGATGGACGAGATCGCCAGGATGTCGGACGTCAAGGAGGCCAACGCCGCCTGGCTCCAGCTCGACCAGGACCTGATGAAGAAGTCCCCGGCCGTGCCGCTGCTCTGGCAGCGCCGCCCGCTGCTGGTCGGCACCAACGTCGCCGGCGCCTTCGGCCACCCCGTCTGGACCGGCATGTTCGACTTCGCCACCATCGGTCTCAAGGACCCCGCCAAGGGCCAGGGCTGA
- a CDS encoding ABC transporter permease, with protein sequence MTTATDPGADPGAGPATDPAADPGAGPAAPAGRGPWRLVLDQLLAQRAARFGLLTVALLTGLAALATPLSALGGWTPEEFDRSAIDPYLGGLPLGAAGGIGPDHWLGVEPVTGRDLFARVLHGGQVSLLIAFTATAVVVVAGTLAGVAAGYFGGRTDALLSRLMDLTMSFPSLIFMISMMAVAKDVDRVLLMTAVIGLFGWPGIARVVRGQTLSLKHREYVDAAKVGGAGSWRILSREILPGVAGPVIAYTTLLVPGMISTEAALSYLGVGVRPPTPSWGQMIAESINFYETDPAYFLIPTFFLFLAVLAFTLLGDALRDILDPRGGRS encoded by the coding sequence ATGACCACCGCAACCGATCCCGGGGCCGACCCCGGCGCCGGCCCCGCGACCGATCCGGCAGCCGATCCCGGCGCCGGCCCCGCGGCCCCGGCCGGCCGGGGACCCTGGCGGCTGGTCCTGGACCAGCTGCTCGCCCAGCGCGCCGCCAGGTTCGGCCTGCTGACGGTCGCCCTGCTGACCGGCCTCGCCGCGCTGGCCACCCCGCTGAGCGCGCTCGGCGGCTGGACCCCCGAGGAGTTCGACCGCAGCGCGATCGACCCCTACCTCGGCGGACTGCCGCTCGGCGCCGCCGGCGGCATCGGCCCCGACCACTGGCTGGGCGTGGAGCCCGTCACCGGCCGCGACCTGTTCGCCCGGGTCCTGCACGGCGGCCAGGTGTCGCTGCTGATCGCCTTCACCGCCACCGCCGTGGTGGTGGTCGCCGGCACCCTGGCCGGGGTGGCGGCCGGCTACTTCGGCGGCCGCACGGACGCCCTGCTCTCCCGGCTGATGGACCTCACCATGTCCTTCCCGTCGCTGATCTTCATGATCTCGATGATGGCGGTCGCCAAGGACGTCGACCGGGTGCTGCTGATGACCGCCGTGATCGGCCTCTTCGGCTGGCCCGGCATCGCCCGGGTGGTGCGCGGCCAGACCCTCTCGCTCAAGCACCGCGAGTACGTGGACGCCGCCAAGGTCGGTGGCGCCGGCTCCTGGCGGATCCTCAGCCGGGAGATCCTGCCCGGGGTCGCCGGCCCGGTCATCGCCTATACCACGCTGCTCGTCCCCGGCATGATCAGCACCGAGGCCGCGCTCAGCTACCTCGGCGTGGGCGTCCGGCCGCCGACCCCGTCCTGGGGCCAGATGATCGCCGAGAGCATCAACTTCTACGAGACCGACCCGGCGTACTTCCTCATCCCGACGTTCTTCCTGTTCCTCGCCGTGCTCGCCTTCACCCTGCTCGGCGACGCCCTGCGCGACATCCTCGACCCCCGGGGAGGCCGGTCGTGA
- a CDS encoding ABC transporter permease: MTRYLLRRLLGVAGILLAICAITFSIFYLLPNDPAAAACGKTCSPERLIEVRAAMGLDRSVPSQFAAYLTGIFAGRDYGSGAGALHCAFPCLGYSYEYSMPVWSLLADRLPVSFSLAVGAALLWLVLGLGAGVTSALRKGSLTDRSLMVASVATASLPVYFTSVMLIWGVVRGAGLLPYPAYTAFTDDPLAWASNLLLPWIALALLYAAMYARQSRNSMIETMAEPYIRTARAKGLPARTVTVKHGMRAGMTPILTIFGMDLGGLLAGAVITESIFGLPGVGRLFYDALVRSDQPVILGVTLLAAFFIVAANLLVDVLYAYVDPRVRY; this comes from the coding sequence GTGACCCGCTACCTCCTGCGGCGCCTGCTCGGGGTGGCCGGCATCCTGCTCGCCATCTGCGCCATCACCTTCAGCATCTTCTACCTGCTCCCCAACGACCCGGCGGCGGCCGCCTGCGGCAAGACCTGCAGCCCCGAGCGGCTGATCGAGGTCAGGGCGGCGATGGGCCTCGACCGGTCCGTCCCCTCGCAGTTCGCGGCCTACCTGACCGGGATCTTCGCCGGCCGCGACTACGGCAGCGGCGCCGGCGCCCTGCACTGCGCCTTCCCGTGCCTCGGCTACTCGTACGAGTACTCGATGCCGGTCTGGAGCCTGCTCGCCGACCGGCTGCCGGTCTCCTTCTCGCTCGCCGTCGGCGCGGCCCTGCTCTGGCTGGTCCTCGGCCTGGGCGCCGGTGTCACCTCGGCGCTGCGCAAGGGGAGCCTGACCGACCGTTCGCTGATGGTGGCCTCCGTGGCCACCGCCTCCCTGCCGGTCTACTTCACCTCGGTGATGCTCATCTGGGGCGTGGTGCGCGGCGCCGGCCTGCTCCCGTACCCGGCGTACACCGCCTTCACCGACGACCCGCTCGCCTGGGCCTCCAACCTGCTGCTGCCGTGGATCGCGCTGGCCCTGCTCTACGCGGCGATGTACGCGCGGCAGAGCCGCAACTCGATGATCGAGACGATGGCCGAGCCGTACATCCGCACCGCCCGGGCCAAGGGCCTGCCGGCCCGCACGGTGACCGTCAAGCACGGGATGCGGGCCGGGATGACGCCGATCCTGACCATCTTCGGGATGGACCTCGGCGGGCTGCTGGCCGGCGCCGTGATCACCGAGTCGATCTTCGGACTGCCCGGTGTCGGACGGCTCTTCTACGACGCGCTGGTCCGCTCCGACCAGCCGGTGATCCTCGGCGTGACCCTGCTCGCCGCCTTCTTCATCGTCGCGGCGAACCTGCTGGTCGACGTCCTCTACGCCTACGTCGACCCGAGAGTGAGGTACTGA